One genomic region from Rosa rugosa chromosome 1, drRosRugo1.1, whole genome shotgun sequence encodes:
- the LOC133744125 gene encoding probable copper-transporting ATPase HMA5, producing the protein MKNIVLREFYELVAAAEVNSEHPLAKAIVEYAKKFRDDEENPAGPEAHDFASITGHGVKAIVQGREIIVGNKSLMVDQNIAVPLDAEDYLAEAEGLAQTGILVAIDGEVAGVLAISDPLKPGAQEVITILKSMNVRSIMVTGDNWGIANSIANEVGIDTVIAEAKPDHQKAEKVKELQASGYTVAMVGDGINDSPALVAADVGMAIGAGTNIAIEAADIVLMKSRFPLYFL; encoded by the exons ATGAAAAATATAGTGCTTCGAGAATTCTATGAACTTGTTGCTGCAGCTGAG GTTAACAGTGAACACCCCTTGGCCAAGGCCATTGTTGAGTATGCCAAAAAATTCAGAGACGATGAAGAGAATCCAGCCGGGCCAGAAGCGCATGACTTTGCCTCCATTACTGGTCACGGGGTGAAGGCTATTGTTCAGGGCAGGGAAATAATTGTGGGGAACAAGAGCTTGATGGTGGACCAGAACATTGCAGTTCCACTCGATGCAGAAGACTACCTAGCAGAAGCTGAAGGGCTGGCTCAAACTGGGATTCTAGTAGCCATAGATGGAGAAGTGGCTGGAGTTCTAGCAATATCTGATCCACTGAAACCAGGTGCTCAAGAAGTAATTACCATACTCAAGTCAATGAATGTTAGAAGCATAATGGTGACAGGTGACAATTGGGGAATTGCAAATTCTATTGCCAATGAAGTTGGTATTGATACTGTTATAGCCGAAGCGAAACCTGATCACCAGAAAGCAGAGAAAGTGAAGGAATTGCAG GCTTCAGGCTACACTGTGGCGATGGTGGGAGATGGCATCAATGACTCACCAGCACTTGTGGCGGCAGATGTAGGAATGGCAATTGGTGCTGGCACTAACATTGCAATTGAGGCAGCAGACATTGTGCTAATGAAGAGTAGGTTTCCTCTTTATTTTCTGTAA
- the LOC133725978 gene encoding protein NRT1/ PTR FAMILY 6.4, with the protein MVLVSRNSEKDGAANDGSMVDFRGKPIDKSRTGGWLAAGLILVTELSERICVMGISMNLVTYLVGNLHLTSAKSATIVTNFMGTLNLLGLLGGFVADAKLGRYLTVLLSATITALGITLLTIATSIPRMRPPACEGNQECIEATGSQLVLLYAALYLTALGGGGIKSNVSGFGSDQFDSSDPKEEKSMIFFFNRFYFGISIGSLFAVLVLVYIQDHVGRGLGYGISAGTVVIALIVLLLGTPFYRFKKPRGSPLTMIWRVIFLAWRKRVHPYPSHPSLLNQYQEAKIPHTQRLKCLDKAAILDEYAASEENRSNPWIVSTVTQVEEVKLVFMLLPIWSTCILFWTVYSQMTTFTIEQATFMNRKVSSFEIPSGSFSAFLFITILLFTSLNEQLFVPLARKITKSPQGLTSLQRVGIGLFFSVAAMITSAIVEKQRRKIAVDQNTKIRAFWLVPQYFLVGAGEAFVYVGQLEFFIREAPERMKSMSTGLFLSTISMGFYVSSLLVTVVDKVTHKSWLRSDLNNARLDNFYLLLAALGTVNFLVFLAFAMRHQYKGQQHNNTDDSGKELKNSNDMIVEDMEKIRIEAKEGP; encoded by the exons ATG GTTCTGGTGTCGAGGAACAGTGAGAAAGATGGTGCAGCAAATGATGGGAGTATGGTGGATTTTCGAGGAAAGCCTATCGACAAGTCCAGAACTGGTGGATGGCTTGCTGCAGGGCTTATCCTAG TAACTGAGCTCTCTGAGAGGATCTGTGTGATGGGCATATCTATGAATTTAGTGACTTACTTGGTTGGCAATTTACATTTAACTTCAGCAAAGTCTGCAACCATAGTCACCAATTTCATGGGCACTTTGAATCTCCTTGGCCTTCTTGGTGGTTTCGTTGCAGATGCCAAACTCGGACGCTACCTGACTGTTCTACTCTCTGCAACCATAACTGCTCTG GGGATAACTTTGTTAACAATAGCCACATCCATTCCAAGAATGAGACCCCCTGCGTGTGAAGGCAACCAAGAATGCATTGAGGCCACAGGCAGCCAATTAGTCCTGCTCTATGCTGCCTTATACCTTACAGCACTAGGTGGCGGTGGAATAAAATCTAACGTCTCAGGTTTTGGCTCTGACCAATTTGATTCCTCAGACCCAAAGGAAGAGAAGTCCATGATCTTTTTCTTCAACAGGTTCTATTTTGGCATCAGCATTGGTTCTCTGTTTGCTGTGCTCGTCCTGGTGTATATACAAGACCATGTTGGCCGAGGACTCGGTTATGGAATATCAGCAGGGACAGTGGTGATTGCACTCATCGTGTTACTCTTGGGAACACCATTCTATCGATTCAAAAAGCCTCGAGGCAGCCCTTTGACTATGATATGGAGGGTGATATTTTTGGCATGGAGGAAGAGGGTTCATCCTTATCCTTCTCATCCAAGCCTTTTGAATCAATACCAAGAAGCCAAGATTCCACACACACAGAGACTCAA GTGTCTCGACAAAGCTGCAATACTAGATGAATATGCTGCTAGTGAAGAAAATAGAAGCAACCCTTGGATAGTATCCACAGTGACTCAAGTTGAAGAGGTGAAACTGGTTTTCATGCTCTTGCCAATCTGGTCAACATGTATTCTCTTTTGGACCGTCTACTCTCAAATGACTACCTTCACCATTGAACAAGCGACCTTCATGAACCGGAAAGTCAGTTCCTTTGAAATCCCTTCTGGTTCCTTCTCGGCCTTTCTCTTCATCACCATTCTCCTCTTCACCTCCCTAAATGAGCAACTTTTCGTCCCCCTTGCTCGGAAAATCACCAAGAGTCCCCAAGGACTCACAAGCCTTCAGAGAGTAGGAATTGGACTATTCTTTTCAGTGGCTGCTATGATCACTTCCGCAATAGTAGAGAAACAGAGAAGGAAAATAGCTGTTGaccaaaatacaaaaatacgTGCCTTTTGGCTTGTTCCACAATACTTCCTAGTGGGTGCTGGGGAAGCTTTTGTCTATGTAGGACAACTTGAATTTTTCATCAGAGAGGCACCGGAGAGGATGAAGTCTATGAGCACAGGGCTTTTCTTAAGCACCATCTCAATGGGGTTCTATGTAAGCAGTCTGTTGGTGACCGTGGTGGATAAAGTAACTCATAAGAGCTGGCTGAGAAGTGATTTGAACAATGCAAGGCTAGATAACTTCTATTTGCTGCTTGCAGCTCTAGGAACTGTAAATTTCTTAGTTTTCCTTGCCTTTGCTATGAGACACCAGTACAAAGGCCAGCAGCACAATAACACTGATGACAGTGGCAAAGAGTTGAAGAACTCTAATGACATGATAGTTGAGGATATGGAGAAGATAAGAATTGAGGCAAAAGAGGGACCCTAG
- the LOC133725979 gene encoding uncharacterized protein LOC133725979 yields the protein MNAFKAFKTNVPIAWSPNLYITLVRGIPGTRRLHRRTLEALRLRKCNRTVMRWNTPTVRGMIQQVKRLVVVETEEMYKARKQKDVDHRAPRPPLIINHLPASANGSSS from the exons ATGAATGCTTTCAAGGCTTTTAAAACCAATGTTCCAATTGCATGGAGCCCTAATCTGTATATAACTCTGGTGAGGGGAATCCCAGGAACCAGGAGGCTTCACAGGCGTACTTTAGAGGCATTACGTCTTCGTAAATGCAACCGAACTGTCATGCGATGGAACACTCCTACCGTTAGGGGAATGATCCAGCAG GTCAAGAGATTGGTTGTGGTTGAGACAGAAGAGATGTATAAGGCCCGCAAACAAAAGGATGTTGACCACCGAGCTCCTCGTCCCCCATTGATTATAAATCACCTCCCTGCTTCTGCAAATGGTTCTTCTTCATAG
- the LOC133725981 gene encoding pyrophosphate--fructose 6-phosphate 1-phosphotransferase subunit beta-like — MLSNFHNELSASKAKTATPHTFYLFTLLSLSPSLSHTTLTATMSSSTANAKAVPGRSASVYSEVQTSRLDVLLPLPSVLKAPFVVVDGPKSSAAGNPDEIAKLFPNLFGQPSASLNAGDASSALSKDKSLKIGVVLSGGQAPGGHNVISGIFDYLQQRTTGSIMYGFRGGPAGVMKGKYVELSTEYVYPYRNQGGFDMIASGRDKIETPEQFQQAADTANKLDLDGLVVIGGDDSNTNACLLAENFRGKNLKTRVIGCPKTIDGDLKCKEVPTSFGFDTACRLYSEMIGNLMTDARSTGKYYHFVRLMGRAASHITLECALETRPNITIIGEEVAAKKQTLKNVTDYITDIVCKRAEQGYNYGIVLIPEGLIDFIPEVQQLIAELNEILAHGAVDEAGEWKKKLQPQSHELFEFLPRAIQEQLLLERDPHGNVQVAKIETEKMLLQMVDTELTKRKQEGKYKRSFSGQCHFFGYEGRCGLPTNFDANYCYALGYGAGALLHSGKTGLIASVGNLGAPVEQWTVGGTALTSLMDVERRHGKFKPVIKKAMVELEGAPFKKFASLRDEWALKNHYVNPGPVQFLGPRSTAINNTLLLELGA; from the exons ATGCTTTCCAATTTCCATAACGAACTCTCCGCTTCAAAAGCCAAAACCGCCACTCCACACACATTCTACCTCTtcactcttctctctctctctccctctctctcccacACAACTTTGACGGCGACCATGTCCTCCTCCACCGCCAATGCCAAGGCCGTCCCTGGCCGCTCCGCCTCCGTCTACAGCGAAGTCCAGACCAGCCGTCTCGACGTTCTCCTTCCCCTTCCCTCCGTCCTCAAAGCCCCCTTCGTCGTCGTCGATGGCCCTAAAAGCTCCGCCGCCGGAAATCCAG ATGAGATTGCCAAGTTGTTCCCTAACCTATTCGGCCAGCCCTCGGCTTCGCTAAACGCCGGTGATGCTTCATCGGCTCTGTCAAAGGATAAGAGTTTGAAGATCGGAGTTGTTCTCTCCGGTGGACAAGCACCTGGCGGACACAACGTAATTTCTGGGATTTTCG ATTACTTGCAGCAGCGTACTACTGGAAGCATAATGTATGGATTTAGGGGCGGTCCGGCCGGAGTGATGAAGGGAAAGTATGTCGAATTGTCAACCGAGTATGTGTATCCATACAGAAATCAG GGCGGCTTTGACATGATTGCTAGTGGCAGAGACAAGATTGAAACTCCAGAACAG TTTCAGCAAGCTGCAGATACAGCGAATAAGCTTGATTTAGATGGGCTTGTGGTCATTGGTGGGGATGACTCAAATACTAATGCTTGCCTTCTTGCTGAGAACTTCAG GGGTAAAAATTTGAAGACACGGGTTATTGGATGTCCAAAAACCATTGATGGTGATCTGAAATGCAAAGAGGTGCCTACAAGTTTTGGATTTGACACAGCATGCAGG CTATATTCAGAAATGATCGGTAATCTAATGACAGATGCTCGTTCAACTGGGAAGTACTACCATT TTGTAAGGCTTATGGGGCGTGCAGCTTCTCATATCACATTGGAGTGTGCTCTGGAGACTCGCCCAAACATTACGATTATTGGGGAGGAG GTTGCTGCCAAGAAGCAGACTCTCAAGAATGTCACAGATTACATAACAGATATTGTCTGCAAACGTGCAGAACAGGGTTATAATTATGGTATTGTACTTATACCGGAAGGCCTGATTGATTTCATTCCAGAG GTACAGCAACTAATTGCAGAGCTTAATGAAATCTTAGCTCATGGTGCTGTTGATGAAGCGGGGGAATGGAAAAAGAAACTTCAGCCTCAATCTCATGAGCTTTTTGAGTTTCTACCTCGAGCAATTCAAGAGCAACTATTGCTTGAAAGAGATCCACATGGCAATGTGCAG GTTGCCAAAATTGAGACAGAAAAAATGCTCCTTCAAATGGTAGACACTGAATTGACCAAACGGAAGCAGGAGGGTAAATATAAGCGGAGCTTCTCAGGACAGTGCCATTTCTTTGG TTATGAAGGTAGATGCGGTTTGCCCACGAACTTTGATGCAAACTACTGCTATGCATTGGGTTATGGTGCTGGAGCTCTCCTTCATTCTGGAAAGACCGGGTTGATTGCCTCT GTGGGAAATTTGGGTGCTCCAGTTGAACAATGGACAGTTGGTGGAACCGCATTGACTTCTTTAATGGATGTGGAGCGGAGACATG GGAAGTTCAAGCCTGTAATTAAGAAGGCAATGGTGGAACTCGAAG gtgcaccattcaaaaagTTTGCATCTTTGAGGGACGAGTGGGCTCTTAAGAATCATTATGTTAACCCAG GTCCTGTTCAATTCCTTGGACCAAGATCAACTGCTATCAACAATACTCTGCTGCTGGAACTCGGAGCATAA
- the LOC133725984 gene encoding glycine-rich RNA-binding protein 4, mitochondrial-like: MLNNTLLTLLARRASTGVNQNPILLQRCFCSPPSSSSSNNKLFVGGLSWSLDEKSLKDAFSSYGEVTEVTIVYDKDSGRSRGFGFVNFSKEDDAKSAKDAMDGKALMGRPLRISFALERVRGGTVVVPRLPGIGDGVNRS; encoded by the exons ATGCTGAACAACACTCTGTTAACGCTCCTTGCTAGAAGAGCATCAACAGGAGtaaatcaaaacccaattttACTTCAGCGATGCTTCTGTTCACcaccgtcttcttcttcttcaaacaaTAAGCTCTTCGTCGGAG GCTTGTCATGGTCCTTGGACGAGAAGTCCCTGAAAGACGCTTTCTCTTCCTATGGGGAGgtcactgaag TGACCATAGTGTATGACAAGGACTCAGGCAGGTCTagaggatttggatttgtaAATTTCTCCAAGGAAGATGATGCCAAGTCTGCAAAAGATGCTATGGATGGAAAG GCGTTGATGGGTCGGCCACTGAGGATTAGTTTTGCTCTCGAAAGAGTTCGGGGAGGGACTGTAGTTGTTCCTCGCCTTCCAGGCATTGGAGATGGTGTTAATCGCTCATAG
- the LOC133725982 gene encoding pterocarpan synthase 1-like produces MTLTIFPLVILVLSTTFLAMASTHEFKETQMSLYFQDFTTGSNLTTLPIAGIAGKFWTFDQFGTVYVTDDPLTEGPSPKSTLVGRGQAFIVTSALDGRNALVFLSIVFTNKKYNGSTIEIQGNSKQFEPVREVAVVSGTGKFRFARGYATLETYFVDQPRGYSVIRCNITVQHY; encoded by the coding sequence ATGACATTAACCATATTCCCACTGGTCATTTTGGTTCTGAGTACTACTTTTTTAGCCATGGCCAGTACTCATGAGTTCAAAGAAACCCAAATGTCCCTGTACTTCCAGGACTTCACCACCGGGTCAAATCTCACGACATTACCAATTGCAGGAATTGCCGGCAAGTTTTGGACCTTTGATCAATTTGGAACAGTTTACGTCACCGACGACCCCTTAACAGAAGGGCCAAGCCCTAAATCGACACTAGTTGGCCGAGGACAGGCTTTTATTGTAACATCAGCACTAGATGGACGTAACGCCCTAGTTTTTCTCTCGATTGTGTTCACAAACAAGAAGTACAATGGTAGCACTATTGAGATACAAGGAAACAGTAAGCAATTTGAGCCGGTAAGAGAGGTGGCGGTGGTTTCAGGTACTGGTAAATTTCGGTTTGCTAGGGGATATGCTACGCTCGAAACTTATTTCGTGGACCAACCAAGGGGCTACTCTGTTATACGCTGCAATATTACAGTGCAACACTATTAG
- the LOC133732492 gene encoding uncharacterized protein LOC133732492: MSNLNKLDFVALEVSGRNYLKWTQDVKLHLTANKMRSTIIADNITPEDMKARAMIFIRKHMEEALKVEYLAEEDPRSLWVALEERFNHQRAIYLPEARHDWQNIRFQDFKTVNEYNSEICRIRSLLKFCGEELTEADLLEKTFSTFPPSCMVLQQQYRERNFARFSELITILLLAEKNNNLLLRNDQARPTGTRAIHLPEANTIAHHENNRGRRNRGRGRGRRSERPRHGRRNGPRNGPYDRDHPGNGPRGRGGRGQGPRDGNRNGQVRQAQIRENPGPARRPQNQHNLCL; the protein is encoded by the coding sequence atgtcaaatctcaacaaacttgactttgtcGCTTTGGAAGTTTCCGGAAGGAACTATCTCAAGTGGACCCAAGATGTCAAGCTTCATCtgactgcaaataagatgagatcaacGATTATTGCTGACAACATCACCCCTGAAGACATGAAGGCAAGGGCTATGATTTTCATCAGGAAACATATGGAAGAAGCACTCAAGGTGGAATATTTAGCTGAAGAAGACCCACGatctctttgggtcgctctagaagagcgatTCAACCACCAAAGGGCCATCTACTTGCCGGAAGCAAGGCACGATTGGCAGAACATACGTTTCCAAGATTTCAAGACTGTCAATGAGTATAACTCTGAAATCTGCCGGATTCGGTCACTCCTAAAATTCTGTGGAGAAGAGCTCACAGAAGCCGACCTACTGGAGAAAACTTTCTCCACCTTCCCACCTTCCTGTATGGTCCTGCAGCAACAATACAGGGAAAGAAACTTTGCTAGATTCTCCGAATTAATCACCATCCTGTTGCTCGCTGAAAAGAACAACAACCTACTTCTGAGGAATGATCAAGCAAGGCCCACCGGTACTAGAGCAATTCATTTGCCTGAAGCAAATACTATTGCCCATCACGAAAATAATCGTGGAAGGAGGAACCGGGGCCGTGGAAGGGGAAGAAGGTCTGAACGTCCAAGGCATGGAAGGAGAAATGGGCCCAGAAATGGCCCATATGATCGTGACCACCCAGGCAATGGCCCAAGGGGTCGAGGAGGACGTGGACAAGGCCCACGTGATGGAAACCGAAATGGCCAAGTCCGACAAGCTCAAATTAGAGAGAACCCTGGTCCGGCCCGTCGCCCTCAAAATCAGCATAATCTATGTTTATAG